CGCTTTAGCGAAGACAGCGCAACTACGAACAAGCAGCGTATTGGGCGTTATTACCTTACATCGTAGCCAAAGAGATTTGGATTAACTTCTCCTAATTGCAACTCTGCTAAACCATATTCTGTCCATCGCCTTTCTACCATCGCCGCAACATCTGGATCTGATTCTAGAGGCGCACCCCATTCATGATCTATTTCAGGTGGAATCTTTGTGGTGGCATCAATTCCCATACGTCCACCTAAACCAATTTTCTCACTGGCAAAATCCAAAGTATCAAAGGGGGTATTCGGCAAAATAAACACATCCCGAACAGGGTCAACTTTGGAACTAATTGCCCATACTACTTGACGCGGATCGCGAATATTTATCTCTTTATCTACGACAATGACAAATTTAGTGTACGTAAATTGTGGCAAAGCACTCCAAAACGCTAAGGCTGCGCGTCGCGCTTGTCCTGGATATGCTTTATCAATGGAAATAATTGCTGCTTTATAACTTAAAGCTTCCATTGGTAAGAAGAAATCGACAATTTCTGAGACTTGTTGCCGCAGAATCGGAGTATAAATACGATTTAGCGCGATCGCCATCATTGCTTCTTCTTTAGGTGGACGACCGCTAAATGTTGTTAAATAAATTGGATCTTTGCGGTGCGTCATGCAGTGGAAGCGTATCAAAGGCGAATCTTCTACGCCACCGTAATAACCCATGTGGTCGCCAAAAGGCCCATCTGATAAAACTTCCCCTGGTGTAATCGTCCCTTCCAAGACAAATTCTGAATCTGCGGGAACTTCCAAATCTACAGTTTTACACTTTGCTAACTGCACACCCGAACCGCCGTAAAGTCCAGCAAACAACCATTCTGATAAATCTACAGGTATGGGTGTGGCAGCTGCCATGATAATTAGAGGATCTACACCAAGTGCGATCGCTACTTCTAATTTCTTCCCACGTTCGGCTGCTTTTCGCAAATGCCTCGCCCCACCCCGTACCGATAACCAGTGAACTGTCATCGTATTCTGGGATTGCAGTTGTAAACGATACACGCCTACGTTTGGTGTTCCCGTCTCACAATCTTTGGTAATCACTAATCCTAGTGTGATAATCTTGCCAGCATCACCAGGATAAGGACGTATCAAAGGCAACTTGTTTAAATCTAAATCATCACCTTGAATAACCACTTGTTGACAAGCAGGGAAAAAGTCACGTCCTGGTTTTGCTTTTACTACGTCAAATAGCACC
This region of Nostoc sp. UHCC 0302 genomic DNA includes:
- a CDS encoding UbiD family decarboxylase; this encodes MARDLRGFIKILEERGQLQRISALVDPELEIAEISNRMLQKGGPGLLFENVKGASFPVAVNLMGTVERICWAMNMQRPEELETLGQKLSMLQQPKPPKKISQAIDFAKVLFDVVKAKPGRDFFPACQQVVIQGDDLDLNKLPLIRPYPGDAGKIITLGLVITKDCETGTPNVGVYRLQLQSQNTMTVHWLSVRGGARHLRKAAERGKKLEVAIALGVDPLIIMAAATPIPVDLSEWLFAGLYGGSGVQLAKCKTVDLEVPADSEFVLEGTITPGEVLSDGPFGDHMGYYGGVEDSPLIRFHCMTHRKDPIYLTTFSGRPPKEEAMMAIALNRIYTPILRQQVSEIVDFFLPMEALSYKAAIISIDKAYPGQARRAALAFWSALPQFTYTKFVIVVDKEINIRDPRQVVWAISSKVDPVRDVFILPNTPFDTLDFASEKIGLGGRMGIDATTKIPPEIDHEWGAPLESDPDVAAMVERRWTEYGLAELQLGEVNPNLFGYDVR